A genomic segment from Bacillus sp. B-jedd encodes:
- a CDS encoding GlsB/YeaQ/YmgE family stress response membrane protein, with protein sequence MSFLWALIIGGIIGWLAGMIVGRDIPGGIIGNIIAGFVGAWLGTAIFGNWGPHVADFAIVPAIIGAVILVFLLSMIMKAFRRSNH encoded by the coding sequence ATGAGTTTTCTTTGGGCATTAATTATCGGAGGAATTATCGGTTGGCTTGCAGGGATGATTGTAGGCAGAGATATTCCAGGTGGAATCATAGGTAATATTATTGCAGGTTTCGTAGGTGCTTGGTTAGGGACAGCGATTTTCGGTAACTGGGGACCGCACGTAGCGGACTTTGCAATAGTACCAGCGATTATTGGCGCTGTAATTCTTGTCTTCTTGTTGAGCATGATTATGAAAGCTTTTAGAAGGTCAAACCATTAA
- a CDS encoding disulfide oxidoreductase: MEKDNRENILFLAWAVSIIAMFGSLYFSEIRQYEPCELCWYQRILMYPMALLLGIAIVKKDFRIALYSTWLSAIGLAVSAYHYSLQKLSFMAEAAPSCGRIPCTGQYINWLGFITIPFLAFIAFALIFACSIIILKRKKGDQSI; encoded by the coding sequence ATGGAGAAGGACAACCGGGAAAATATTTTATTTTTGGCATGGGCGGTTTCAATCATAGCAATGTTCGGAAGTCTTTATTTTTCGGAAATCCGTCAATATGAACCATGTGAATTATGCTGGTACCAACGGATTCTCATGTATCCGATGGCCCTCCTGCTCGGCATTGCCATCGTGAAGAAAGATTTCCGGATAGCGCTGTACAGTACATGGTTATCCGCTATCGGCTTGGCCGTTTCAGCCTACCATTATTCCTTGCAAAAATTATCCTTTATGGCAGAGGCAGCCCCGTCATGCGGCAGGATTCCATGTACCGGGCAATATATTAACTGGCTGGGCTTTATTACCATTCCATTCCTTGCCTTTATAGCCTTCGCACTTATTTTTGCCTGCAGCATCATTATTTTGAAACGAAAAAAAGGGGATCAATCCATATGA
- a CDS encoding RluA family pseudouridine synthase: protein MLKTKRLGKFLELTIPPEWNGVTVAGIFKLKWKAPKKLIHEFRMEGRVKIHGEKARWETPLAAGDKIHIDLFADSPPLIEPFCTDIEVLYEDDHLIIVNKPPFMNTHPNDEGDHHTLLNAVACHLQATGESAALHHVHRLDRDTTGAILFAKHPLAGSVLDRMLEERSIKRTYVAAVHGAGLRKKGIIDEPIGRDRHHSTRRRVSPAGQEARTNYKVLKVEPSNNLTWLTCWLDTGRTHQIRVHFSHIGHPLAGDVLYGGKPVFNRQALHSAKLSFTHPITFEKIEVRAPFIDNPPIFKGISLEMI, encoded by the coding sequence ATGCTTAAAACAAAACGGCTGGGGAAATTCTTAGAGCTGACAATTCCACCTGAATGGAACGGGGTGACCGTTGCAGGGATTTTTAAATTAAAATGGAAAGCCCCTAAAAAACTTATCCATGAATTCCGGATGGAAGGAAGAGTAAAAATCCATGGGGAAAAGGCCCGCTGGGAAACTCCTCTCGCTGCCGGAGACAAAATTCATATTGATTTGTTTGCGGATTCACCTCCGCTCATTGAGCCTTTTTGCACCGATATTGAAGTCCTTTACGAGGATGACCATTTGATAATTGTAAATAAGCCTCCTTTTATGAATACTCATCCAAACGATGAGGGCGACCATCATACCTTGCTGAACGCTGTCGCCTGCCATCTGCAGGCCACAGGCGAATCGGCAGCCCTGCATCATGTCCACCGGCTCGATCGTGATACAACTGGTGCCATCCTTTTCGCCAAGCATCCTCTTGCCGGGTCAGTTCTCGACCGGATGCTAGAGGAACGCTCCATTAAAAGAACCTATGTGGCAGCTGTGCATGGAGCTGGACTTAGAAAAAAGGGGATTATCGACGAACCAATCGGCAGGGACAGGCATCACTCTACTCGCCGGCGCGTGTCTCCTGCCGGACAGGAAGCCCGGACAAATTATAAAGTTTTAAAAGTGGAGCCATCCAATAATCTCACTTGGCTCACCTGTTGGCTTGATACTGGGAGAACTCATCAAATCCGGGTCCATTTCAGCCATATCGGCCACCCACTGGCGGGAGATGTACTATATGGAGGGAAGCCGGTCTTTAACAGACAAGCCCTTCATTCTGCAAAATTGTCTTTCACCCACCCAATAACTTTTGAAAAAATCGAGGTTCGCGCACCCTTTATCGATAATCCGCCTATTTTCAAAGGAATTAGCTTAGAGATGATTTAA
- a CDS encoding phospho-sugar mutase — MEWKNKADRWLLFENMDPELKNELQLLKENEKMLEESFYKDLEFGTGGMRGEIGAGSNRMNIYTIRKATAGLAAYIEGLGEEAKNRGAVIAYDSRHKSPEFAMEAARTLATKGIKAYVFDELRPTPELSFAVRYLNAAAGIVITASHNPPEYNGFKVYGEDGAQLPPAAADMVIAKVNELENELLIEVESEETLRSAGSIETIGEKVDRAYTDMLATISENPGIAEESPITIVFTPLHGTANKPVRAALEALHYKNVHIVREQELPDPNFSTVKSPNPEEHAAFELAIRDGKKVDADILIATDPDADRLGIAVKNHEGEYVVLTGNQTGALLLDYILEQKKAKGTLPQNGVVLKTIVTSEIGRKIAEAYGLNTMDVLTGFKFIAEKIKEFETTGEHTFLFGYEESYGYLIGDFARDKDAVQAALMSAEVCAYYKKQGLSLYDGLMNVFEKYGYFQEGLQSLTMKGKDGAEKIANIMAGFRSTPPSSLAGLAVVASEDYLESVRASSAGMERIDLPKSNVLKYFLEDGSWVCLRPSGTEPKIKFYFGVNDVSLEASQKKRKEIETDFMELVNKTL, encoded by the coding sequence ATGGAATGGAAGAATAAAGCAGATAGGTGGCTTTTATTTGAAAACATGGACCCGGAGTTGAAAAATGAGCTCCAGCTTTTGAAAGAGAATGAAAAAATGCTTGAGGAATCCTTTTATAAGGATCTCGAATTTGGAACGGGCGGAATGAGGGGAGAAATCGGCGCTGGCTCAAACAGGATGAATATTTATACCATCCGTAAGGCAACTGCCGGACTTGCAGCCTATATAGAGGGGCTGGGCGAAGAGGCTAAAAACCGTGGTGCGGTCATTGCCTACGACTCACGCCATAAATCACCTGAATTTGCGATGGAAGCGGCAAGGACACTGGCCACGAAAGGAATCAAGGCGTACGTTTTTGATGAACTGAGGCCGACACCCGAGCTTTCCTTTGCGGTCAGGTATTTAAATGCCGCGGCGGGCATCGTCATTACAGCGAGCCATAATCCTCCGGAATACAATGGATTCAAGGTTTACGGAGAGGATGGAGCCCAGCTTCCGCCGGCTGCTGCGGATATGGTCATTGCTAAAGTCAATGAATTGGAAAATGAACTTTTAATCGAGGTTGAAAGTGAGGAAACGCTACGGAGTGCCGGGTCGATCGAAACCATTGGCGAAAAGGTGGATCGGGCGTATACGGATATGCTGGCGACGATTTCAGAAAATCCGGGCATTGCCGAGGAATCGCCAATTACTATCGTCTTTACGCCACTCCACGGTACAGCCAATAAGCCGGTCCGGGCAGCGCTGGAGGCACTCCATTATAAAAATGTCCATATTGTCCGTGAGCAGGAACTTCCGGATCCTAATTTCTCCACGGTCAAAAGCCCGAACCCGGAAGAGCATGCTGCGTTTGAACTGGCGATTCGGGACGGAAAGAAAGTGGATGCCGACATTTTAATTGCCACTGACCCTGATGCGGACAGGCTAGGCATTGCCGTTAAAAATCATGAAGGCGAGTATGTTGTCCTGACCGGAAACCAGACAGGCGCCCTCCTTCTCGACTATATTCTTGAGCAGAAAAAGGCCAAAGGTACACTCCCTCAAAATGGAGTCGTCCTTAAAACAATTGTTACTTCGGAGATTGGCCGGAAAATAGCCGAAGCTTATGGCCTTAATACGATGGATGTTCTGACCGGCTTTAAATTCATCGCAGAGAAAATCAAGGAATTCGAAACAACTGGCGAGCACACTTTCCTGTTTGGCTATGAGGAAAGCTATGGCTACCTGATCGGCGACTTTGCCCGCGACAAGGATGCTGTCCAGGCAGCGCTGATGTCCGCCGAAGTGTGCGCTTATTATAAGAAGCAAGGATTAAGCCTTTATGATGGCCTAATGAATGTTTTTGAAAAATACGGTTACTTCCAGGAAGGCCTTCAGTCGCTAACGATGAAAGGTAAAGATGGAGCTGAAAAAATCGCGAATATCATGGCGGGCTTCCGGTCAACGCCGCCTTCTTCACTTGCAGGCCTGGCCGTGGTTGCTTCTGAGGACTATCTTGAAAGCGTCCGGGCATCATCTGCGGGAATGGAACGCATTGACCTGCCTAAATCAAATGTGCTTAAGTATTTCCTCGAGGATGGGTCTTGGGTTTGCCTGCGTCCATCTGGAACGGAGCCGAAAATCAAGTTCTATTTCGGCGTCAATGATGTAAGCCTTGAAGCAAGCCAAAAGAAACGGAAGGAAATAGAAACAGACTTCATGGAACTTGTGAATAAGACACTTTGA
- a CDS encoding thioredoxin family protein, producing the protein MKKIMLFLGVIVVLFAGVAYLTNQQNEEKTKESNNPYGDKKLYPETIAQLDDPNYQTIITMENLEKKLSAGEDVTVYFYSPTCPHCKKATPILMPLAKDMNIEIDQLNVLEYEQAWDIFKIEGTPTLIRFEDGRETARVTGGRDKQEYQDWLDEHVSKK; encoded by the coding sequence ATGAAAAAAATAATGCTATTTCTAGGAGTCATCGTTGTCCTATTTGCAGGGGTAGCTTATCTGACAAATCAGCAAAACGAAGAAAAGACAAAAGAAAGCAACAATCCCTATGGCGATAAAAAGCTCTATCCAGAAACTATCGCACAGCTGGATGACCCAAATTACCAAACCATCATTACAATGGAAAATCTCGAGAAGAAGCTTTCTGCCGGGGAAGATGTAACTGTCTACTTTTACAGCCCGACCTGCCCCCATTGCAAAAAAGCGACACCAATCCTAATGCCGCTGGCGAAGGATATGAATATCGAAATCGACCAGCTGAATGTCCTTGAGTATGAGCAGGCATGGGACATTTTCAAAATTGAAGGCACCCCTACTTTAATCCGTTTCGAGGATGGCCGGGAAACAGCCAGGGTGACAGGCGGCCGGGATAAGCAGGAATATCAGGATTGGCTCGATGAACATGTTTCAAAAAAATAG
- a CDS encoding DUF5365 family protein, which translates to MKIVFASTPGQEQEINELIHYFYSKVLPKYFTDKEIEGFFRKGVLHKRDAADSFGTLRDAFYVMASLQTLIFILEAPNPSDHHRALFSKNADTLRDYGMYFPFDFESFIFGLKNGEPIFSMYTPAANQLLV; encoded by the coding sequence GTGAAAATCGTTTTTGCCTCAACGCCTGGCCAGGAGCAAGAAATCAACGAACTCATCCATTATTTTTATTCAAAAGTTCTGCCAAAGTATTTTACTGACAAAGAAATTGAGGGATTTTTTAGGAAAGGGGTTTTACATAAGAGAGATGCTGCTGACTCCTTTGGCACACTGCGGGACGCATTTTACGTCATGGCGAGCCTTCAGACCCTAATTTTTATTTTGGAGGCGCCGAATCCAAGTGACCATCATCGGGCGCTTTTCTCGAAGAATGCCGATACTTTAAGGGATTATGGAATGTATTTTCCATTCGATTTTGAATCTTTCATCTTTGGTCTGAAAAACGGGGAACCGATTTTCAGCATGTACACTCCCGCTGCCAATCAACTACTTGTTTAA